A section of the Streptomyces sp. SCL15-4 genome encodes:
- a CDS encoding prenyltransferase/squalene oxidase repeat-containing protein codes for MTTPRTEHLVLPGVLTAGQAAATVAGILAGQREDGAIPWFRGHHLDPWDHTEAAMALDAAGEHEAAERAYTWLARHQNEDGSWYAAYADGAHDDVTDRARESNFVAYIAVGVWHHYLSTGDDTFLDRMWPAVYAAVEWVLRLQQPGGQIGWRREDDGTPTADALLTGSSSVHHALRCALAIAEQREEPQPDWELAAGALRHAIRRHPERFLDKDRYSMDWYYPVLGGAVTGAEAKARIEAGWDRFVVPGLGVRCVVPNPWVTGGESSELALALWAVGESDRALEILQSIQHLRDAESGLYWTGYVFEDDTIWPRELTTWTAGSLLLAVAALGGHEATCAVFGGERLPSGLDPDCCA; via the coding sequence GTGACCACTCCCCGGACAGAACACCTCGTCCTGCCCGGGGTCCTCACCGCCGGGCAGGCCGCCGCGACCGTCGCCGGCATCCTCGCCGGACAGCGGGAGGACGGCGCGATCCCGTGGTTCCGGGGCCACCACCTCGACCCCTGGGACCACACCGAGGCCGCCATGGCCCTGGACGCGGCCGGCGAACACGAGGCCGCCGAGCGCGCCTACACCTGGCTGGCCCGGCACCAGAACGAGGACGGCTCCTGGTACGCCGCCTACGCCGACGGCGCCCACGACGACGTCACCGACCGTGCCCGCGAGTCCAACTTCGTCGCCTACATAGCCGTCGGCGTCTGGCACCACTACCTCTCCACGGGAGACGACACCTTCCTGGACCGGATGTGGCCGGCCGTCTACGCCGCCGTCGAGTGGGTGCTGCGGCTCCAGCAGCCCGGCGGGCAGATCGGCTGGCGCCGCGAGGACGACGGCACGCCCACCGCCGACGCCCTGCTCACCGGCAGCTCCTCCGTCCACCACGCGCTGCGCTGCGCGCTCGCGATCGCCGAGCAGCGCGAGGAACCGCAGCCGGACTGGGAGCTGGCCGCCGGGGCGCTGCGGCACGCGATCCGCCGCCACCCCGAACGCTTCCTGGACAAGGACCGCTACTCGATGGACTGGTACTACCCGGTCCTCGGCGGCGCCGTGACCGGCGCGGAGGCCAAGGCCCGGATCGAGGCGGGCTGGGACCGGTTCGTCGTGCCCGGCCTCGGCGTGCGCTGCGTGGTCCCGAACCCCTGGGTGACCGGCGGCGAGTCCAGCGAACTCGCGCTCGCCCTGTGGGCGGTGGGCGAGTCCGACCGGGCCCTGGAGATCCTCCAGTCCATCCAGCACCTGCGCGACGCCGAGTCCGGCCTCTACTGGACGGGTTACGTCTTCGAGGACGACACGATCTGGCCGCGTGAGCTGACCACCTGGACGGCGGGCTCGCTGCTGCTGGCCGTGGCCGCGCTGGGCGGCCACGAGGCCACCTGCGCGGTCTTCGGCGGCGAGCGCCTGCCGTCCGGCCTGGACCCGGACTGCTGCGCCTGA
- a CDS encoding DUF5336 domain-containing protein → MNIRSLTRGDGVVIGAAVVLFIASFLDNYSYDGLPDSVDLPNLWESGPVLFGVVLAGIIGAALIVVSRGLSQPRKIAGLELGAFGVAFAVFAAWSALGNVFDPVGGLDNVGGGSDSQAPDAGTGLILALIATLVMAAAAVATPLVPALQASLVPAPKPPAPQPYGAQPPGGYGYPGAQPQQPYGAQPQPGQPYAQQPQPAAQAAAPAAQPPAADFSPFWFAVPVTRPLFAEDGSAGQIAELAPGTWYLAVEQRGAALVAQTQDGRRGLLQDTSGIQRG, encoded by the coding sequence GTGAATATCCGCTCCCTCACTAGAGGCGACGGCGTGGTGATCGGAGCAGCGGTGGTGCTGTTCATCGCGTCGTTCCTCGACAACTACTCGTACGACGGGCTTCCCGACAGCGTCGACCTGCCGAACCTCTGGGAGAGCGGACCGGTCCTGTTCGGCGTCGTACTGGCGGGCATCATCGGCGCGGCGCTCATCGTCGTGAGCCGTGGCCTGTCGCAGCCGCGCAAGATCGCGGGTCTGGAACTCGGCGCGTTCGGCGTGGCGTTCGCGGTCTTCGCCGCGTGGAGCGCGCTGGGCAACGTCTTCGACCCGGTCGGCGGCCTGGACAACGTCGGCGGCGGTTCCGACAGTCAGGCGCCCGATGCCGGCACGGGGCTGATCCTGGCTCTGATCGCCACCCTGGTGATGGCCGCCGCCGCCGTCGCCACCCCGCTCGTCCCCGCGCTCCAGGCCTCCCTGGTCCCGGCCCCGAAGCCGCCCGCCCCGCAGCCCTACGGCGCCCAGCCGCCCGGTGGTTACGGCTACCCCGGCGCCCAGCCGCAGCAGCCCTACGGTGCCCAGCCGCAGCCGGGCCAGCCGTACGCGCAGCAGCCGCAGCCGGCCGCGCAGGCCGCCGCCCCGGCCGCGCAGCCCCCGGCCGCCGACTTCTCTCCCTTCTGGTTCGCCGTGCCGGTGACCCGTCCGCTGTTCGCGGAGGACGGCTCGGCCGGCCAGATCGCCGAACTGGCGCCGGGCACCTGGTACCTGGCCGTCGAGCAGCGCGGTGCCGCGCTCGTCGCGCAGACCCAGGACGGCCGTCGCGGCCTGCTCCAGGACACCTCCGGGATCCAGCGCGGCTGA
- a CDS encoding N-acetylmuramoyl-L-alanine amidase: MSYTGPEFDASTPRRPRRGPLTVALAALVPGALLGWVVYEALGDGGSGGEVRTASSASSAPAPAASPGGDGKVSGSTAARPGGSGALRGKIVVIDPGHNPGNFRHTAEINRQVDIGTNSKECDTTGTSTNDGYTEARFTEDLAHRLRTLLERQGVTVKLTRDGDSPAWGPCVDERARIGNAAHADAAISLHADGSEPGNRGFHVILPGSVHAGAADTRPIVGPSHELGVRVAGDYLRETGEPPANYIGGGTGLVTRTDLGGLNLSTVPKVFIECGNMRDDTDASLLTSGTWRQRAARGISEGIVSFLRDS; this comes from the coding sequence GTGTCGTACACAGGTCCGGAATTCGATGCTTCCACGCCCCGTCGGCCCCGGCGCGGCCCGCTGACCGTGGCGCTCGCCGCGCTGGTGCCCGGCGCGCTGCTCGGCTGGGTGGTGTACGAGGCGCTGGGCGACGGGGGTTCGGGCGGTGAGGTCCGTACGGCCTCCTCCGCGTCGTCCGCGCCCGCCCCGGCGGCCTCCCCCGGCGGCGACGGCAAGGTGTCCGGGTCGACCGCCGCCCGGCCGGGCGGCTCCGGTGCGCTGCGCGGGAAGATCGTCGTCATCGACCCGGGGCACAACCCGGGCAACTTCCGGCACACCGCCGAGATCAACCGCCAAGTGGACATCGGCACGAACTCCAAGGAGTGCGACACCACCGGGACGTCCACGAACGACGGCTATACGGAGGCGCGGTTCACCGAGGACCTGGCGCACCGGCTGCGGACGCTGCTGGAGCGGCAGGGCGTCACGGTGAAGCTGACCCGTGACGGCGACAGCCCGGCCTGGGGGCCGTGCGTGGACGAGCGCGCCCGGATCGGCAACGCCGCGCACGCGGACGCGGCCATCTCGCTGCACGCCGACGGCTCCGAGCCCGGCAACCGGGGCTTCCACGTGATCCTGCCGGGGTCCGTGCACGCCGGTGCGGCGGACACCCGTCCCATCGTCGGGCCGTCCCACGAGCTGGGGGTGCGGGTCGCGGGCGACTACCTCCGCGAGACCGGTGAGCCGCCCGCCAACTACATCGGCGGCGGTACCGGTCTGGTCACGCGTACGGACCTGGGTGGTCTCAATCTGTCAACAGTTCCCAAGGTGTTCATCGAATGCGGCAACATGCGCGATGACACGGACGCGAGCCTGCTGACCAGCGGAACGTGGCGGCAGCGGGCGGCGCGAGGGATCTCCGAGGGAATCGTGAGTTTCCTGCGCGATTCGTGA
- a CDS encoding class I SAM-dependent methyltransferase, translating into MPAPTPKPEIMAAFEAAKGFMPVDEGLALYAAAVEAGRLGLPLLEVGTYCGRSTILLADAARQAGVTALTVDHHRGSEEQQPGWDYHDPETVDPEIGLMDTLPLFRRTLHRAGLEEHVVALVGRSPQIAALWNSPLGLVFVDGGHTDEHAGADYEGWAPHVAEGGLLVVHDVFPHPEDEFTGQAPYRVYLRALGSGAFTEVSVTGSLRVLRRTGAGI; encoded by the coding sequence ATGCCTGCCCCCACCCCCAAGCCGGAGATCATGGCCGCGTTCGAGGCGGCCAAGGGGTTCATGCCCGTGGACGAGGGGCTGGCGCTGTACGCGGCCGCGGTGGAGGCGGGACGGCTCGGGCTGCCGTTGCTGGAGGTCGGGACCTACTGCGGGCGCTCCACGATCCTGCTGGCCGACGCGGCCCGGCAGGCCGGGGTCACCGCGCTGACCGTCGACCACCACCGGGGCAGCGAGGAGCAGCAGCCGGGCTGGGACTACCACGACCCGGAGACGGTCGATCCGGAGATCGGGCTGATGGACACGCTGCCGCTGTTCCGCCGGACCCTGCACCGCGCGGGCCTGGAGGAGCACGTGGTCGCCCTCGTCGGCCGCTCCCCGCAGATCGCGGCGCTCTGGAACTCCCCGCTCGGCCTCGTGTTCGTCGACGGCGGCCATACGGACGAACACGCCGGCGCCGACTACGAGGGCTGGGCGCCGCACGTCGCCGAGGGCGGCCTGCTGGTCGTCCACGACGTCTTCCCGCACCCCGAGGACGAGTTCACGGGCCAGGCGCCCTACCGGGTGTACCTGCGCGCCCTCGGTTCCGGGGCGTTCACCGAGGTCTCCGTCACCGGCTCGCTGCGCGTGCTGCGGCGAACGGGGGCGGGAATCTGA
- a CDS encoding MFS transporter has translation MTDTTTDQPTRKAGGAVVPVLAFAGIVVAVMQTLLVPVIKDLPQLLDTAPSNATWVLTSTLLSGAVATPIMGRLGDLYGKRRMLVLSLSVMVIGALVSAFTSELLTMIVGRTLQGFAMGAIPLGIGLMRDMLPRERLGSAMALMSSSIGVGGGLALPAAALVAQHTDWHALFYGAAGLGVLAIALTLLVVPESPMRARGSFDLVGALGLSTGLVLLLLPITKGSDWGWSSGTTLGLFAAAVVVLVVWGLFELRVKAPLVDLRTTARPAVLFTNLASIMVGVAFYVVSLVLPQLLQLPTATGYGLGQSMVVAGLCVAPLGLTMMFTAPVYARLSARYGPKVTLITGLLIIAIGYGGGLGLMDAAWQTIVTSVILGAGIGLAYSSLPALIVGAVPASETGAANGLNTLMRSIGTSVSSAVVGMVLANTADNVGGVAVPTMHGFRVSFLIATAAVAVGLLLALFLPKSPRPVQRHTQLRASSEEDAALERAEEVLRGFRGRVLGADGAPVARAKVTLIDRRGRQAGAAVSDEEGRYVLAVPAQGAYVLAAKASGHGPLASSATHSGEERAVDLDLSLPGEAVNA, from the coding sequence ATGACAGACACGACGACCGACCAGCCCACCCGGAAAGCGGGCGGCGCGGTGGTCCCGGTGCTCGCGTTCGCGGGCATCGTCGTCGCGGTGATGCAGACGCTGCTCGTGCCGGTCATCAAGGACCTGCCGCAGCTGCTGGACACCGCACCCAGCAACGCCACCTGGGTCCTCACCTCCACCCTGTTGTCGGGTGCCGTGGCCACTCCGATCATGGGCCGGCTCGGCGACCTCTACGGCAAGCGCCGGATGCTCGTCCTGAGCCTCTCCGTGATGGTGATCGGCGCCCTGGTCAGCGCGTTCACCAGCGAGCTGCTCACCATGATCGTCGGCCGTACCCTCCAGGGCTTCGCCATGGGCGCGATCCCGCTGGGCATCGGCCTGATGCGGGACATGCTGCCGCGCGAGCGGCTCGGCTCCGCGATGGCCCTGATGAGTTCCTCGATCGGCGTCGGCGGCGGCCTCGCGCTGCCCGCCGCGGCCCTGGTCGCCCAGCACACCGACTGGCACGCGCTGTTCTACGGCGCCGCCGGCCTCGGCGTGCTCGCCATCGCCCTCACCCTCCTCGTCGTACCCGAGTCCCCGATGCGCGCGCGGGGCTCCTTCGACCTGGTCGGCGCGCTGGGTCTGTCCACCGGTCTGGTGCTGCTCCTGCTGCCCATCACCAAGGGCAGCGACTGGGGCTGGTCGTCGGGCACGACGCTCGGCCTGTTCGCCGCGGCCGTCGTCGTCCTCGTCGTGTGGGGACTGTTCGAGCTGCGCGTCAAGGCGCCGCTGGTCGACCTGCGCACCACCGCCCGTCCGGCGGTCCTGTTCACCAACCTCGCGTCGATCATGGTCGGCGTGGCGTTCTACGTCGTCTCGCTCGTCCTGCCCCAGCTGCTCCAGCTGCCCACCGCCACCGGGTACGGCCTCGGCCAGTCGATGGTCGTCGCGGGCCTGTGCGTGGCCCCGCTGGGCCTGACGATGATGTTCACCGCTCCGGTGTACGCGCGGCTGTCCGCCCGCTACGGCCCCAAGGTCACCCTGATCACCGGCCTGCTGATCATCGCGATCGGCTACGGCGGCGGGCTCGGCCTGATGGACGCGGCCTGGCAGACGATCGTCACGTCCGTGATCCTCGGCGCGGGCATCGGCCTCGCCTACTCCTCGCTGCCCGCGCTGATCGTGGGCGCGGTCCCGGCGTCCGAGACCGGTGCGGCGAACGGGCTGAACACGCTGATGCGGTCCATCGGCACGTCGGTGTCGAGCGCCGTCGTCGGGATGGTGCTGGCCAACACCGCGGACAACGTGGGCGGGGTCGCGGTCCCGACCATGCACGGTTTCCGGGTGTCCTTCCTGATCGCCACCGCGGCGGTGGCCGTCGGTCTGCTGCTGGCGCTCTTCCTGCCGAAGAGCCCCCGGCCGGTGCAGCGGCACACGCAGCTGCGGGCGAGCAGCGAGGAGGACGCCGCGCTGGAGCGGGCCGAGGAGGTGCTGCGGGGCTTCCGGGGCCGGGTGCTGGGGGCCGACGGTGCTCCGGTGGCCCGGGCGAAGGTCACGCTGATCGACCGGCGCGGGCGGCAGGCGGGAGCGGCCGTCTCCGACGAGGAGGGGCGGTATGTGCTGGCCGTGCCGGCTCAGGGGGCGTATGTCCTCGCCGCGAAGGCCTCCGGCCATGGGCCGCTCGCCTCTTCCGCCACGCATTCCGGCGAGGAGCGGGCTGTCGACCTCGACCTCTCGCTGCCCGGGGAGGCTGTGAACGCATAG
- a CDS encoding SigE family RNA polymerase sigma factor: MGDGKQARDEEFQSFMVGRWPRLMRTAFLLTGEQHAAEDLVQSTLEQVYTAWRRVGAADDPEAYVRRVMINAHARRHRRRLREFLAPKDDSGLVREVADTGDRIAQADDRGALLTALAQLPARQREAVVLRYWEDLTETQAAEAMGCSVGTVKSNAAKGIAKLRAIPALAETVTHGRRK, translated from the coding sequence ATGGGGGACGGGAAGCAGGCTCGGGACGAGGAGTTCCAGAGCTTCATGGTCGGCCGCTGGCCGCGGTTGATGCGTACGGCATTTCTGCTCACGGGGGAGCAGCACGCCGCCGAGGACCTGGTCCAGTCGACGCTCGAACAGGTCTATACGGCATGGCGCCGGGTCGGTGCCGCCGACGACCCGGAGGCGTATGTACGGCGGGTGATGATCAACGCCCACGCGCGCAGGCACCGCAGGAGGCTCCGGGAGTTCCTGGCGCCGAAGGACGACTCCGGCCTGGTGCGCGAGGTGGCCGACACGGGGGACCGGATCGCGCAGGCCGACGACCGCGGCGCCCTGCTCACGGCGCTCGCCCAACTGCCCGCGCGGCAGCGCGAGGCGGTGGTCCTGCGCTATTGGGAGGACCTGACGGAGACCCAGGCGGCGGAGGCCATGGGCTGCTCCGTCGGCACGGTGAAGAGCAACGCGGCCAAGGGCATCGCGAAGCTCCGCGCCATACCGGCACTGGCCGAGACGGTGACGCACGGGAGGCGGAAGTGA